The proteins below come from a single Erythrolamprus reginae isolate rEryReg1 chromosome 13 unlocalized genomic scaffold, rEryReg1.hap1 SUPER_13_unloc_8, whole genome shotgun sequence genomic window:
- the ACKR1 gene encoding LOW QUALITY PROTEIN: atypical chemokine receptor 1 (The sequence of the model RefSeq protein was modified relative to this genomic sequence to represent the inferred CDS: deleted 1 base in 1 codon) — protein MGNCVHTDLGNSTVFDYTTNPDFWQLIDNFTQNETAEDYWYQDIAEPCHYTFCSSYIGGIPAFLGITCFLGIIGNVALGVALVACPWFWDRCQPGKVELFLLAVGGLIFTLTLPFFALGIGWRWAFDDRLCQAIHGLKSGSVFAQGLMVVGTACRSPRGLPEPLLPALLWMMGFLCAIPAVVASSTDGLCIPSRLSGFHAWSLVHVTFCLVILVLLPLIVVLATPCLEKGYPRWNVTWVFYLFWGPYGVTTFLNMIQEETVFSRNCRFLNGLNSFLRLSEAWGMLHCCLSPFLILGLGFLCRKTA, from the exons ATGGGTAACTGCGTTCACACA GATTTAGGCAACAGCACCGTGTTTGACTACACGACTAACCCTGACTTCTGGCAGCTGATCGACAACTTCACCCAGAACGAAACGGCCGAAGACTACTGGTATCAAGACATCGCCGAACCGTGCCACTACACCTTCTGCTCCAGTTATATCGGCGGTATTCCGGCTTTCCTAGGGATCACCTGCTTCCTGGGAATCATAGGCAATGTGGCGCTCGGCGTCGCCTTGGTCGCATGCCCTTGGTTTTGGGATCGTTGCCAGCCAGGCAAAGTGGAGCTTTTCCTCCTTGCCGTCGGTGGGCTCATCTTCACGCTCACGTTGCCG TTTTTCGCCCTGGGCATCGGCTGGCGGTGGGCCTTTGATGACCGCCTCTGCCAAGCAATCCACGGACTCAAATCCGGCAGCGTCTTCGCTCAGGGGTTGATGGTGGTTGGCACCGCCTGCCGAAGCCCGCGGGGTCTCCCCGAGCCACTTCTGCCCGCCCTGCTGTGGATGATGGGCTTCCTCTGCGCCATCCCAGCTGTGGTAGCGAGCAGCACCGATGGGCTTTGCATCCCGAGTCGCCTCTCCGGGTTTCACGCCTGGTCCCTGGTTCACGTGACCTTCTGCTTGGTGATTCTGGTCCTCCTCCCGCTCATCGTGGTCTTAGCCACGCCGTGTCTCGAGAAAGGGTACCCCCGTTGGAACGTCACCTGGGTTTTCTACCTCTTTTGGGGTCCCTACGGAGTCACCACGTTTCTGAACATGATCCAGGAGGAAACGGTGTTTTCCCGAAATTGCCGTTTCCTGAACGGCCTCAACTCCTTCCTGCGTCTTTCGGAAGCATGGGGGATGCTTCACTGTTGCCTGAGCCCCTTCTTAATTTTGGGGTTGGGGTTTCTTTGCCGAAAGACGGCCTAA